The window ATCTCAGGAGGTTCTCTTGTAAGAAAAGATGTGCCTCCTTTTACCAAAGCAGCTAGAGAACCATTGAGTTATGCCGGAGTAAATTCTTTGGGATTGAGAAGAAGGGGGTTTGAAAGTCATACCATAAGCGAAATTCAGGAGGTTTATCGATTCTTATTTTTAAACAATTGGAACAATAGCAAGGCATTGGAAGAGATCGAAATCAATTTACCTGCAACCAAAGAGAGGGATGAGATAGTCAATTTCATCCGATCTTCGGAAAGAGGTGTAATGAAAGGTTATATCCAATAAATATGTTGTCTGTAAAGCTGGAAGGGGCAGGAAAGAAATTCCAGCGGGAGTGGATTTTTAGGAACTTAAGTCTTGAGCTAACCCAAGGTTCAAAAACCGCTATCATAGGAAGCAATGGCTCAGGAAAATCCACATTGATAAAATGTCTATCCTCGCAAATGCCTCTGACGGAAGGGAAGTTAAGCTTCATTCATAAAGAAAAGGAGCTTGCAATGGAAGATGTTTATAAATATTTGACAATTTGCGCACCTTACTTAGACTTACCTGAAGAATTTTCACTGAATGAATTATTAAACTTTCATTTCAAATTCAAAGCACTTAGTAGGGGATTAAATATTCAGCAACTTACAGAGATATTGTATCTGGAAAACGCTGTAAACAAACCCATTAATATTTTTTCCTCCG of the Cyclobacterium marinum DSM 745 genome contains:
- a CDS encoding ABC transporter ATP-binding protein; this encodes MLSVKLEGAGKKFQREWIFRNLSLELTQGSKTAIIGSNGSGKSTLIKCLSSQMPLTEGKLSFIHKEKELAMEDVYKYLTICAPYLDLPEEFSLNELLNFHFKFKALSRGLNIQQLTEILYLENAVNKPINIFSSGMKQRLKLGLCFFSDSPLMLLDEPTSNLDKRGIQWYRDLILQYSSNKCILIASNDKREFDFCEEIVSIEDYKLK